A window from Flavobacterium gyeonganense encodes these proteins:
- a CDS encoding type I restriction enzyme HsdR N-terminal domain-containing protein yields MQRLNFPIYNFRFKNNENKVSIFDEIRKKFIILTPEEWVRQHVVHYLINEKKYPRSLINVEKVLMINGLRKRYDVVVFNPDGSIHILVECKAPEVKISQATFDQIARYNMTMQARFLKVTNGLHHYYCQMDFENEKYEFLKSLPDYKEIY; encoded by the coding sequence ATGCAGCGATTAAATTTTCCAATCTATAATTTTCGATTCAAAAATAACGAAAATAAAGTGTCCATTTTTGATGAAATCAGAAAAAAATTCATAATTCTTACCCCCGAAGAATGGGTTCGTCAGCATGTTGTTCATTATTTAATAAATGAAAAAAAATACCCCAGATCGCTCATAAACGTAGAGAAAGTTTTGATGATCAATGGTTTACGAAAACGCTATGATGTTGTAGTTTTTAATCCGGATGGTTCAATACACATATTAGTAGAATGTAAAGCACCCGAAGTAAAAATATCGCAAGCAACTTTTGATCAGATTGCGCGTTATAATATGACAATGCAGGCACGGTTTTTGAAAGTCACAAATGGTCTGCATCATTATTATTGTCAGATGGATTTTGAAAATGAAAAATATGAGTTTTTAAAATCCCTTCCCGATTACAAAGAAATTTATTAA
- the holA gene encoding DNA polymerase III subunit delta, with product MDEVVKIVNDIKAGNIKPIYFLMGEEPYYIDKLSEYIEQNVLSEEEKGFNQTVLYGRDVSVEDIVSTAKRYPMMADRQVVIVKEAQDLSRTIDKIESYVNNPMDTTVLVFCYKYKTLDKRKKVTKLLAQNGIVYESKKLYENQVGDWIKRVLAGKKYTIDPKANAMLVEFLGTDLSKINNELEKLQIILPQGIMITPQHIEENIGFSKDYNVYELRKAIGERNQLRAYKIAENFAHNPKEYPLVMTTGLVFGFFVQLLKYHGLKDKNPKNVAAAIGVNPYFLKEYDLAVKNYPMRKVSQIVGALRDVDIKSKGVGANALPQSDLLKEMLYKIFN from the coding sequence ATGGACGAAGTTGTAAAAATTGTTAATGATATAAAAGCCGGAAATATAAAGCCAATTTATTTTTTAATGGGTGAAGAACCTTATTACATTGATAAATTATCGGAATATATTGAGCAGAATGTCCTTTCAGAAGAAGAGAAAGGATTCAATCAGACGGTTTTATATGGGAGGGATGTTTCTGTAGAAGATATAGTTTCAACTGCAAAGCGTTATCCCATGATGGCAGACCGCCAGGTTGTTATTGTAAAAGAGGCCCAGGATTTATCAAGGACTATTGATAAAATTGAATCTTATGTCAATAATCCAATGGATACAACGGTTTTGGTATTTTGTTATAAATACAAAACACTTGATAAACGTAAAAAAGTGACTAAATTATTAGCGCAAAATGGAATCGTATATGAAAGTAAAAAGTTATACGAAAATCAGGTAGGAGACTGGATTAAGCGTGTTCTTGCCGGAAAAAAATATACCATTGATCCAAAAGCAAATGCCATGTTGGTAGAGTTTTTAGGGACTGATTTAAGTAAAATTAATAATGAATTAGAGAAATTACAGATTATTTTACCTCAGGGTATCATGATTACGCCTCAGCATATTGAGGAAAATATTGGTTTCAGCAAAGATTATAACGTTTATGAACTTCGAAAAGCAATTGGTGAACGCAACCAATTAAGAGCTTATAAAATTGCCGAAAATTTCGCTCATAATCCAAAAGAATATCCACTTGTAATGACAACCGGATTAGTTTTTGGATTTTTCGTACAGCTTTTAAAATACCATGGACTAAAAGATAAAAATCCTAAAAATGTAGCTGCAGCAATTGGAGTAAATCCTTATTTTTTAAAAGAATACGATTTAGCTGTAAAGAACTATCCAATGCGAAAAGTGAGTCAGATTGTAGGGGCTCTAAGAGATGTTGATATAAAAAGCAAAGGTGTAGGTGCTAATGCTTTACCTCAATCAGATCTTCTAAAAGAAATGCTGTATAAAATTTTTAATTAA
- a CDS encoding CAL67264 family membrane protein, giving the protein MGMNKNTVLGWATFIMVLMGLLLIGLGIFRYSDVSGWGFGAVGVGFFANAWVFNALKGRV; this is encoded by the coding sequence ATGGGAATGAATAAAAATACCGTTTTAGGATGGGCTACTTTTATAATGGTACTTATGGGATTGTTGCTTATAGGTCTTGGGATTTTTAGATACAGTGATGTGTCTGGCTGGGGCTTTGGTGCTGTTGGTGTTGGTTTTTTTGCTAATGCCTGGGTTTTTAATGCTTTAAAAGGGAGAGTTTAA
- the ettA gene encoding energy-dependent translational throttle protein EttA — protein MSDDKKVIFSMQKLSKTYQGADKPVLKNIYLSFFYGAKIGILGLNGSGKSSLLKIIAGVDKNYQGDVVFQPGYTVGYLEQEPILDDSKTVIEIVREGAAETMAVLEEYNQINDLFGLEENYSDPDKMDKLMDRQAALQDKIDALGAWEIDTKLEIAMDALRTPEGDTPIKNLSGGERRRVALCRLLLQQPDVLLLDEPTNHLDAESVLWLEQHLAQYSGTVIAVTHDRYFLDNVAGWILELDRGEGIPWKGNYSSWLDQKSNRMAQEEKVASKRRKTLERELDWVRQGAKGRQTKQKARLQNYDKLLNEDQKQLDENLEIYIPNGPRLGTNVIEAKSVAKAFGDKLLYDNLNFTLPQAGIVGIIGPNGAGKSTIFKMIMGEQATDSGEFSVGETVKIAYVDQSHSNIDPNKSIWENFADGQELIMMGGKQVNSRAYLSRFNFGGGEQNKKVSMLSGGERNRLHLAMTLKEEGNVLLLDEPTNDLDVNTLRALEEGLENFAGCAVIISHDRWFLDRICTHILAFEGDSEVYFFEGSFSDYEENKKKRLGGDLTPKRLKYRKLIR, from the coding sequence ATGTCAGACGATAAGAAAGTAATTTTCTCAATGCAGAAATTGAGTAAAACCTATCAGGGAGCAGACAAGCCAGTACTTAAGAATATTTATTTGAGTTTCTTTTACGGAGCAAAAATTGGGATTTTAGGTCTTAACGGTTCCGGAAAATCTTCTCTTTTAAAAATTATTGCAGGTGTTGATAAAAACTATCAGGGTGATGTGGTTTTTCAGCCAGGATATACAGTTGGGTATTTGGAGCAGGAGCCAATTCTGGATGATTCTAAAACAGTTATCGAAATTGTTCGTGAAGGAGCTGCTGAAACTATGGCAGTTTTAGAAGAATACAATCAAATCAATGATTTGTTTGGTCTTGAAGAAAACTACTCAGATCCGGACAAAATGGATAAACTGATGGATCGTCAGGCGGCTTTACAAGACAAAATTGATGCTCTTGGCGCCTGGGAAATCGATACCAAACTTGAAATCGCAATGGATGCTTTGCGTACGCCGGAAGGGGATACACCTATCAAAAACCTTTCGGGAGGTGAGCGTCGTCGTGTAGCTTTATGTCGTTTGTTGTTGCAACAGCCGGATGTATTGCTTCTGGATGAGCCTACTAACCACCTTGATGCTGAATCAGTTCTTTGGTTAGAGCAGCATTTAGCGCAATATTCAGGAACTGTAATTGCTGTAACGCACGATCGTTATTTCCTGGATAATGTAGCAGGATGGATTTTAGAGTTGGATAGAGGAGAAGGTATTCCGTGGAAAGGAAATTATTCTTCATGGTTAGACCAAAAATCAAACCGTATGGCTCAGGAAGAAAAAGTGGCTTCTAAACGCAGAAAAACTTTAGAGCGTGAGCTTGACTGGGTTCGTCAGGGAGCAAAAGGTCGTCAGACCAAACAAAAAGCGCGTTTACAGAACTACGATAAATTATTAAATGAAGACCAAAAACAATTAGATGAGAATTTGGAAATCTACATTCCAAATGGTCCACGTTTAGGAACAAATGTTATTGAAGCAAAAAGTGTTGCCAAAGCTTTTGGTGACAAATTATTGTATGATAATTTAAATTTCACTTTGCCACAAGCCGGAATTGTTGGAATTATCGGGCCAAACGGTGCTGGTAAATCTACCATTTTCAAAATGATTATGGGCGAGCAAGCTACAGACAGCGGAGAATTTTCTGTTGGGGAAACGGTGAAAATAGCTTACGTGGATCAGTCACACTCTAATATTGATCCGAATAAATCTATCTGGGAAAACTTTGCAGATGGTCAGGAATTGATTATGATGGGTGGTAAACAAGTGAATTCAAGAGCATATTTATCACGTTTCAACTTTGGAGGTGGTGAGCAAAACAAGAAAGTGTCAATGCTTTCCGGTGGAGAACGTAACCGTTTACACTTGGCAATGACTTTGAAAGAAGAAGGAAACGTACTTTTACTGGATGAGCCTACAAACGACCTTGATGTAAATACACTTCGTGCACTTGAAGAAGGTTTAGAGAATTTTGCCGGTTGTGCCGTTATTATTTCACACGACAGATGGTTCTTAGACAGAATTTGTACACATATTCTGGCTTTCGAAGGAGATTCTGAAGTTTATTTCTTCGAAGGAAGTTTCTCTGATTACGAAGAAAACAAAAAGAAACGTCTTGGGGGTGATTTAACTCCAAAACGTTTGAAATACAGAAAATTGATTAGATAA
- a CDS encoding thiol-disulfide oxidoreductase DCC family protein: MQNLPKNKKIILFDGVCNLCNGAVQFIIKHDKKDTFRFAALQSDLGKDICSYINVDQTKIDSIILYNPGVAYYYKSSAAIEITNDLGGIYSLISVFKILPEKLRNYIYDYIARNRYKWYGKKDSCMIPTPELKTKFL; this comes from the coding sequence ATGCAAAACTTGCCTAAAAATAAAAAAATAATCCTCTTTGACGGCGTTTGCAATCTCTGCAACGGAGCAGTTCAGTTTATTATCAAACACGATAAAAAAGACACTTTTCGTTTTGCAGCCTTGCAATCAGATTTGGGAAAAGACATTTGCAGTTATATTAATGTTGATCAGACTAAAATTGACAGTATTATTTTATACAATCCCGGAGTCGCTTATTATTATAAATCGTCTGCAGCTATTGAAATTACAAATGACTTAGGAGGGATTTACAGTTTAATTTCTGTTTTTAAAATTTTACCCGAAAAACTTCGAAATTACATTTACGATTATATTGCCCGAAACCGTTACAAATGGTATGGCAAAAAAGATAGCTGTATGATTCCTACTCCGGAACTGAAGACTAAGTTTCTTTAG
- a CDS encoding uracil-DNA glycosylase, with amino-acid sequence MDVKMHDSWKPVLNEEFEKPYFTELISFVKSEYTTKVCYPKGSQIFSAFDHCHFDQVKVVIIGQDPYHGPNQANGLCFSVNDGIPFPPSLYNIFKEIETDLNKPLPKTGNLERWADQGVFLLNATLTVRQSEAGSHQGKGWEKFTDAVIKQISAEKENVVFLLWGGFAQKKATLIDASKHHILKSGHPSPLSANRGFWFGNKHFSQTNTFLKAKGLKEIEW; translated from the coding sequence ATGGACGTAAAAATGCATGATTCATGGAAGCCGGTTTTGAATGAAGAATTTGAAAAACCATATTTCACCGAATTGATTTCTTTCGTAAAATCTGAATACACGACGAAAGTCTGTTATCCAAAAGGCAGCCAGATTTTTTCCGCTTTTGATCATTGCCATTTCGATCAGGTAAAAGTGGTAATTATTGGACAAGATCCTTATCACGGTCCTAATCAGGCGAATGGATTGTGTTTTTCTGTCAATGACGGGATTCCGTTTCCTCCATCCCTGTATAATATATTCAAAGAAATTGAAACAGATTTAAATAAGCCGCTTCCAAAAACAGGAAATTTAGAACGTTGGGCAGATCAGGGTGTTTTTCTTTTAAATGCAACTCTGACAGTCAGACAATCTGAAGCCGGAAGCCATCAGGGAAAGGGTTGGGAAAAATTTACGGATGCCGTTATCAAACAAATTTCTGCTGAAAAAGAAAATGTTGTTTTCCTGCTTTGGGGAGGTTTTGCTCAAAAAAAAGCAACTTTGATTGATGCTTCAAAACATCATATTTTAAAATCAGGACATCCTTCGCCTTTAAGTGCCAACAGAGGGTTTTGGTTTGGAAACAAACATTTTAGCCAGACAAATACTTTCCTGAAAGCGAAGGGATTAAAAGAAATTGAATGGTAA
- a CDS encoding AIR synthase related protein, whose protein sequence is MSSDSSKRYAQRGVSASKEDVHNAIKNIDKGLFPQAFCKIVPDYLTQDQEHCLIMHADGAGTKSSLAYMYWKETGDISVWKGIAQDALIMNIDDLLCVGATDNILLSSTIGRNKNLIPAEVISAIINGTEELINELKSFGVTIHSTGGETADVGDVVRTIIVDSTVTARMKRSNVVDNANIQAGDVIVGLASFGQATYEKSYNGGMGSNGLTSARHDVFGKYLAKKYPESFDAAVPEELIYSGQVNLTDAVENSPINAGQLVLSPTRTYAPIIKKILDNYTPNEIHGMVHCSGGAQTKILHFVQNLHIIKDNLFPVPPLFKLIQEQSKTDWKEMYQVFNCGHRMEIYVPENIAQDIIEISKSFNVDAQIVGRVEAADAKKLTISSEYGTFEY, encoded by the coding sequence ATGAGTTCAGATTCTAGCAAAAGGTACGCACAAAGAGGTGTTTCGGCATCAAAAGAAGACGTACACAACGCCATAAAAAATATTGATAAAGGTTTATTCCCGCAGGCATTCTGTAAAATCGTTCCTGATTATTTAACACAGGACCAAGAACACTGCCTGATTATGCATGCTGACGGAGCAGGTACAAAATCGTCTTTGGCGTATATGTATTGGAAAGAAACCGGAGATATTTCAGTCTGGAAAGGAATTGCGCAGGATGCTTTAATTATGAATATTGATGATTTGTTATGTGTTGGAGCAACCGATAATATTTTGCTTTCATCCACTATCGGAAGAAATAAAAATTTAATTCCAGCCGAAGTTATCTCAGCAATCATTAACGGAACAGAAGAATTAATCAACGAATTAAAATCTTTCGGAGTAACCATTCATTCAACAGGAGGAGAAACTGCTGATGTTGGAGATGTGGTTCGTACTATTATTGTAGATTCAACCGTTACAGCCCGTATGAAACGCTCCAATGTCGTAGATAATGCAAATATTCAGGCTGGAGACGTAATCGTTGGTTTGGCTTCTTTTGGTCAGGCAACTTACGAAAAAAGCTATAACGGCGGAATGGGGAGCAACGGATTAACATCTGCACGCCACGATGTTTTTGGAAAATATTTAGCTAAAAAATATCCTGAAAGTTTTGACGCAGCCGTTCCTGAAGAATTGATTTATTCAGGTCAGGTTAATTTGACTGATGCTGTAGAAAACAGTCCAATAAACGCAGGTCAGTTGGTGCTTTCGCCAACCAGAACGTATGCGCCAATTATCAAGAAAATTTTAGATAACTATACACCAAACGAAATTCACGGAATGGTGCATTGCAGTGGAGGAGCACAGACTAAAATTTTACATTTCGTTCAAAATTTACATATTATAAAAGACAATTTATTTCCGGTTCCGCCATTGTTCAAACTGATTCAGGAACAATCAAAAACCGACTGGAAAGAAATGTATCAGGTTTTCAACTGCGGTCACCGTATGGAAATTTACGTTCCTGAAAATATTGCTCAGGATATTATCGAGATTTCAAAATCATTCAATGTTGACGCACAAATCGTAGGAAGAGTAGAAGCTGCTGATGCTAAAAAACTGACTATCTCCAGCGAATACGGAACTTTCGAATATTAA
- a CDS encoding GNAT family N-acetyltransferase, translated as MASDFNFTKNIVLEDDFVLLRSLQESDVQNLLEISINEPETWKYSLVGADGKENLINYIQSAVKAREAKKEFPFIVFDKKSQKYAGSTRFYDINLDFKTLQLGYTWYGSAFRGTGLNKHCKFLLLQFAFETLGLERVEFRADNNNERSIAAMKSIGCKVEGVLRSHMPTANSEVRRDSIVLSILKNEWFEEVKEKLKQKLKSL; from the coding sequence ATGGCATCAGATTTCAATTTCACAAAAAATATAGTTTTAGAAGATGATTTCGTTTTATTACGTTCGCTTCAGGAATCAGATGTTCAAAATTTACTAGAAATTTCCATTAACGAACCTGAGACATGGAAATATTCTCTAGTTGGCGCCGATGGAAAAGAAAATCTGATAAATTATATTCAGTCTGCCGTAAAAGCAAGAGAGGCTAAAAAAGAATTTCCTTTTATCGTTTTTGATAAAAAATCTCAAAAATATGCAGGCTCAACTCGTTTTTACGATATAAACTTAGATTTTAAGACACTTCAATTAGGATATACCTGGTACGGTTCTGCTTTTAGAGGAACCGGACTTAATAAACATTGCAAATTTTTATTGCTTCAGTTTGCGTTTGAAACTCTCGGATTAGAACGTGTAGAATTCCGTGCAGATAATAATAACGAAAGAAGTATTGCAGCAATGAAAAGTATTGGCTGTAAAGTAGAAGGTGTTTTGAGAAGTCATATGCCAACTGCAAATAGTGAAGTCCGTCGTGATTCTATTGTTTTGAGTATTCTAAAAAACGAATGGTTTGAGGAAGTCAAAGAAAAACTAAAACAAAAATTGAAGAGTTTATAA
- a CDS encoding M1 family metallopeptidase, with product MKSYIITFTFLFIVFTSNSQGLLNKSQKVFTHQDTLRGSITKERAWWDLKYYHLDIKVDPVDKTISGSNTIRYTVLNESMKMQIDLQEPMEIYKVTQDGKELKFERDGNAFFVQLVADQKVGEIKEIIVSFGGKPKEAVNPPWDGGITWKKDKNGKDFIASSCQGLGASIWWPCKDHMYDEVEDMLISVNVPGDLTDVSNGRLKSIKKQKDGTKTFNWYVSNPINNYGVNINIGDYVNFSEKYKGEKGDLDCNYYVLSYNLASAKKQFKDVPKMMKAFENWFGPYPFYEDSYKLVEAPYLGMEHQSSVTYGNQYKNGYLGRDLSGTGWGLKFDFIIIHESGHEWFANNITYKDIADMWIHESFTNYSESLFLEYYYGKEAGAEYVIGCRKNIENDIPIIGHYNVNNEGSGDMYPKGANMLHMIRQVINDDVKWKSILRGLNSTFYHQTVTSKQIEDYINNQSGINLNRVFAQYLTTTKIPVLEYIFKDGSFGYHWSNCVAKFDMPVKVKLNGIDTWLKPTTEWKSEKTTGNQKTIEVSKDFYVTTSNITE from the coding sequence ATGAAAAGTTATATAATTACTTTTACCTTCCTATTTATAGTTTTTACTTCAAACTCACAAGGACTTCTAAATAAGTCACAAAAGGTATTTACACATCAGGATACTTTAAGGGGAAGTATAACAAAAGAAAGAGCATGGTGGGATTTAAAATATTATCATTTGGATATAAAGGTAGATCCGGTTGATAAAACTATTTCAGGTTCAAATACAATTCGGTATACAGTTTTAAACGAGTCTATGAAAATGCAGATTGATTTACAGGAACCAATGGAAATATATAAAGTGACACAGGACGGAAAAGAATTGAAATTTGAAAGAGATGGAAATGCTTTTTTTGTTCAGTTGGTTGCAGATCAGAAAGTAGGAGAAATTAAAGAGATTATTGTTTCGTTTGGAGGAAAACCTAAAGAAGCGGTTAATCCGCCATGGGATGGAGGAATTACCTGGAAAAAAGACAAAAATGGGAAAGACTTTATAGCTTCATCATGTCAGGGATTAGGGGCCAGTATTTGGTGGCCATGTAAAGATCATATGTATGATGAAGTAGAAGACATGTTAATTAGTGTAAATGTTCCGGGAGATTTGACTGATGTTTCAAATGGAAGATTAAAAAGTATCAAAAAACAAAAAGATGGTACAAAGACATTTAACTGGTACGTTTCTAATCCTATTAATAATTATGGTGTAAATATAAATATTGGTGATTATGTAAACTTTTCTGAGAAATATAAAGGTGAAAAAGGTGATTTAGACTGTAATTATTATGTTTTGAGTTACAATTTAGCCTCAGCTAAAAAACAATTTAAAGATGTTCCAAAAATGATGAAAGCTTTTGAAAACTGGTTTGGACCATATCCTTTTTATGAAGATAGTTATAAATTGGTTGAAGCTCCTTATCTGGGAATGGAGCATCAAAGTAGTGTTACTTATGGGAATCAGTACAAAAATGGATATTTAGGACGTGATTTGAGCGGAACTGGCTGGGGACTAAAATTCGATTTTATTATTATTCATGAATCAGGGCATGAATGGTTTGCAAATAATATTACCTACAAAGATATTGCAGATATGTGGATTCATGAGAGTTTTACTAATTACTCGGAGAGCCTTTTTCTGGAATATTATTATGGAAAAGAAGCAGGAGCAGAATATGTTATAGGATGTAGAAAAAATATTGAAAATGACATTCCAATTATAGGACACTATAATGTAAATAATGAAGGATCTGGTGATATGTATCCAAAAGGAGCAAATATGCTGCACATGATTCGTCAGGTAATTAATGATGATGTGAAATGGAAATCTATTTTAAGAGGTCTGAACAGTACGTTTTATCATCAGACAGTTACATCTAAACAGATTGAAGATTATATTAATAATCAGTCTGGAATTAATTTAAACAGGGTATTTGCTCAATATTTAACGACGACTAAAATTCCAGTTTTAGAGTATATTTTTAAAGACGGATCTTTTGGCTACCATTGGTCTAATTGTGTGGCTAAATTTGATATGCCGGTAAAAGTAAAACTAAATGGAATTGATACTTGGTTAAAACCAACAACAGAATGGAAATCTGAGAAAACTACGGGCAATCAGAAAACAATTGAAGTAAGTAAAGATTTTTATGTGACTACATCTAATATTACAGAATAA
- the tpiA gene encoding triose-phosphate isomerase produces MRKQIVAGNWKMHKNASQTEELLSELISKIPAKTNAQVIVAPTFINLAAAAAKLKNTPIGVSAQNVHQAEGGAFTGEISADMLKSVGVDTVILGHSERRAIFNETDALIANKVDTALKHEMTVIFCFGEELKDRQSDNHFNIVENQLRDGLFHISKESWSNVVLAYEPVWAIGTGETASPEQAQEMHEFIRETIRKAFGNDIADEVSILYGGSVKPENAKEIFSKPDVDGGLIGGAALKADDFLAIVTAI; encoded by the coding sequence ATGAGAAAACAAATTGTTGCAGGAAACTGGAAAATGCATAAAAATGCTAGTCAAACAGAAGAATTACTAAGCGAGTTAATTTCAAAAATTCCTGCAAAAACAAACGCACAGGTTATCGTTGCACCAACATTTATCAACTTGGCTGCAGCTGCTGCAAAATTAAAAAATACTCCTATTGGAGTTTCCGCTCAAAATGTTCACCAGGCTGAAGGCGGGGCTTTTACCGGAGAAATTTCTGCTGATATGTTAAAAAGTGTTGGAGTTGATACCGTAATTTTAGGTCACTCAGAACGCAGAGCTATTTTTAATGAAACTGATGCCTTAATTGCTAATAAAGTTGACACAGCTTTAAAACACGAAATGACTGTTATTTTTTGTTTTGGAGAAGAATTAAAAGACCGTCAATCAGACAATCATTTCAACATTGTTGAAAATCAATTACGTGATGGATTATTTCACATTTCAAAAGAATCATGGTCAAATGTAGTTTTGGCTTATGAGCCAGTTTGGGCTATTGGTACAGGGGAAACAGCTTCTCCTGAGCAGGCACAGGAAATGCATGAATTTATCAGAGAAACAATTCGTAAAGCTTTTGGAAATGATATTGCTGATGAAGTTTCTATATTATATGGTGGTTCAGTTAAACCGGAAAATGCAAAAGAAATATTCTCTAAACCTGATGTAGACGGCGGTTTAATTGGGGGTGCGGCTCTAAAAGCTGATGACTTTCTTGCAATTGTAACAGCTATTTAA
- a CDS encoding TlpA family protein disulfide reductase produces MKQLVILLIAFATFSCTNAQKNNFSEVALSEKLLSTNESQVAFKDILNKYKGKTLVIEVWASWCGDCVKAMPKIKELQANNPDVSYLFISADKTADKWKIGIEKHELKGDHYMMNDGMKGVFGKSIDLDWIPRYIILDKTGKIVLYRAIETDFDKINETLKSLK; encoded by the coding sequence ATGAAACAATTAGTTATATTACTTATTGCTTTTGCTACATTTTCTTGTACAAATGCTCAAAAGAACAATTTTTCGGAAGTAGCATTATCTGAAAAATTATTATCAACGAATGAAAGTCAGGTTGCATTTAAAGACATATTAAATAAATACAAAGGAAAAACTTTGGTAATTGAAGTATGGGCTTCATGGTGTGGTGACTGTGTAAAAGCAATGCCAAAAATAAAAGAACTTCAAGCAAATAATCCTGATGTCTCTTATTTATTCATTTCAGCTGATAAAACCGCTGATAAATGGAAAATCGGAATTGAAAAACACGAATTGAAAGGTGATCATTACATGATGAATGACGGAATGAAAGGTGTTTTTGGGAAATCAATTGATTTAGACTGGATTCCCAGATATATTATTCTTGACAAAACCGGAAAAATTGTACTATATCGTGCCATAGAAACCGACTTTGATAAAATCAATGAGACACTAAAAAGTCTTAAATAA
- a CDS encoding adenosine deaminase, translating to MTRIITLFCFLITQFNFSQSVGNYLEKIRNNEALLTAFFQQMPKGGDLHHHFSGSVYAEPLLERVIAEDFYLNLETMEVSKIKPVKGDWETFSSLKNTGKLAFYKQQIMQTWSAKDFNGVTVPSDDLFFDSFQKFSPAIEGHFAEGLTELKNRALSENVSYIETQLSTIPCDMKVDDLNDFNLKLREASVQKNEKAVLKLLDDLYKNIQQRNAKKYAEDFNNNFITKLHRDLKIDDDRFTMRYQNFVLRFMEPVDLFKNLTIAFISGNESKLVAGVNIVSPEDGETSMKDYWLHMVMFKYCHSQFPNVKYTLHAGELTLGLVQPEDLTWHINSAIYIAGANRIGHGVDIAYEANSYDLLRYMSKNNIPIEINLASNEFILKVKEGRHPFALYKEFNVPIVISTDDAGILRTNMTEQYVLLAKRYPDVSYATIKQYVYNSINYSFIQDASVKKQLLKDLDARFITFENQFSKK from the coding sequence ATGACAAGGATAATTACACTTTTCTGTTTTTTGATAACACAATTTAATTTCTCTCAATCGGTTGGAAATTATTTAGAAAAAATCAGAAATAATGAGGCTCTCTTAACAGCTTTCTTTCAGCAAATGCCAAAAGGAGGCGATTTACACCACCATTTTTCAGGATCTGTTTATGCAGAACCTCTTTTAGAAAGAGTTATTGCAGAAGATTTTTATCTAAATTTAGAAACGATGGAAGTTTCCAAAATAAAACCTGTAAAAGGAGATTGGGAGACTTTTTCGTCGTTAAAAAACACAGGAAAACTGGCTTTTTATAAACAGCAGATAATGCAAACCTGGTCAGCTAAAGACTTTAATGGTGTGACTGTTCCTTCTGATGATTTGTTTTTTGATTCTTTTCAAAAGTTTTCTCCTGCAATCGAAGGTCATTTTGCAGAAGGCTTGACAGAACTTAAGAACCGTGCACTTTCTGAAAATGTAAGTTATATTGAAACGCAATTGTCTACAATTCCATGTGATATGAAAGTAGATGATCTGAATGATTTCAATTTAAAACTTCGTGAGGCTTCTGTTCAAAAAAATGAAAAAGCTGTTTTAAAACTTCTGGATGATCTGTATAAAAACATTCAACAAAGAAATGCTAAAAAATATGCGGAAGATTTTAATAACAATTTTATAACAAAACTTCACAGAGATTTAAAAATTGACGATGATAGATTTACGATGCGTTATCAAAATTTCGTATTACGCTTTATGGAACCTGTTGATTTGTTTAAAAATCTTACTATTGCTTTTATTTCCGGAAATGAAAGTAAACTGGTTGCTGGCGTAAACATTGTTTCTCCTGAAGATGGCGAAACTTCCATGAAAGATTATTGGTTGCATATGGTGATGTTTAAATATTGCCATTCTCAATTTCCTAACGTAAAATATACGCTTCATGCAGGTGAATTGACATTAGGATTGGTTCAGCCAGAAGATTTAACCTGGCATATTAATTCGGCGATTTATATAGCCGGAGCCAATAGAATTGGACACGGAGTTGATATTGCTTATGAAGCAAATTCGTATGACTTATTGCGCTATATGTCAAAAAATAATATTCCTATTGAAATTAATTTGGCCAGTAACGAATTTATTTTAAAAGTAAAAGAGGGAAGACATCCTTTTGCACTTTATAAAGAGTTTAATGTACCAATTGTAATTAGTACAGATGATGCAGGAATTTTGCGAACCAATATGACAGAACAATACGTTTTATTGGCAAAAAGATACCCAGATGTTTCGTATGCAACAATAAAACAATATGTTTACAACAGTATCAATTACAGTTTTATTCAGGATGCATCAGTAAAAAAGCAATTATTAAAAGATTTGGATGCCAGATTTATAACCTTTGAAAACCAATTTTCTAAAAAGTAA